A region of bacterium DNA encodes the following proteins:
- a CDS encoding YCF48-related protein, translating into MKTLSLRMALRLLPTALLHVLAAQPTNSGLYDVAVLDTSTVIVVGGNGTILRTIDGGENWTQQINSARTFTAVHFIDKNVGWVVGEYGVTRKTTNGGRKWLRLPLNGPTLQDVFFVNPQIGWAVGANGFIAKTTDGGEAWQIQDSQTTNSLENLFFFDADTGWAVGRLSTILKTTNGGATWQTMLSGQSKLLSIHFTSASVGWVVGFSPDVLFSQDGGQTWRLRATTPQREIGAGVVFFIDSAHGWIAGTDAGSFDDAGIIATTDGGNTWRRQIRIANTNLFGIDFNDNHNGWAVGEHGVILKTSNGGQTWQRVTGQLVGVEEQQESLPLEFNLRQNYPNPFRVEGASGQTTTLPYTLSRPAYVSMAVYDVLGRAVAVLVTETKTAGVFQASWNGRDLNQHSVAAGIYLCRMEVAPAGSSQRLVQQRKILVIK; encoded by the coding sequence ATGAAGACATTATCCTTGCGGATGGCATTGCGCCTTTTGCCAACAGCGCTTTTGCACGTGCTTGCAGCACAACCGACAAATAGTGGTCTTTACGATGTTGCGGTGCTGGATACTTCCACAGTCATCGTTGTTGGCGGTAATGGAACAATATTGCGCACGATCGATGGTGGAGAGAACTGGACACAACAAATCAATTCGGCAAGAACGTTCACGGCTGTTCATTTTATCGACAAAAACGTCGGTTGGGTGGTTGGGGAATATGGCGTGACCCGCAAGACAACGAATGGCGGCAGGAAATGGCTTCGTCTTCCGCTTAACGGGCCCACATTGCAAGATGTGTTCTTTGTAAACCCTCAAATTGGCTGGGCCGTAGGCGCAAACGGCTTTATTGCCAAAACCACTGACGGCGGCGAAGCATGGCAAATTCAAGATTCACAAACCACCAACAGTCTTGAGAATTTATTCTTCTTTGATGCCGATACCGGATGGGCTGTCGGACGCTTATCAACGATCCTTAAGACAACCAATGGCGGTGCTACTTGGCAAACGATGTTGTCAGGGCAAAGTAAATTGCTTTCAATCCATTTCACGAGCGCCAGTGTTGGATGGGTCGTTGGTTTTTCTCCGGACGTTTTGTTCAGTCAAGATGGGGGTCAAACCTGGAGACTCCGAGCCACAACACCGCAAAGAGAGATTGGCGCCGGTGTCGTTTTCTTTATTGACTCAGCCCATGGTTGGATTGCCGGCACGGACGCTGGCAGTTTTGATGATGCTGGCATCATTGCAACAACAGATGGCGGAAATACGTGGCGTCGTCAAATACGAATAGCGAACACCAATTTATTTGGCATCGATTTCAATGACAATCACAATGGCTGGGCAGTCGGTGAGCATGGAGTAATCCTAAAAACTTCAAACGGCGGCCAAACCTGGCAGCGGGTCACCGGGCAGTTGGTGGGCGTCGAAGAACAGCAAGAGAGTTTGCCATTGGAATTCAACTTACGGCAAAATTACCCCAATCCCTTTCGCGTAGAAGGAGCCAGCGGCCAAACAACGACATTACCCTATACATTGTCGCGCCCCGCTTATGTGAGCATGGCGGTTTATGATGTGCTGGGCCGTGCGGTAGCCGTGCTCGTTACAGAAACAAAAACCGCAGGCGTGTTTCAAGCAAGCTGGAACGGCCGGGATTTAAATCAACACTCGGTCGCCGCCGGAATTTATCTTTGCCGAATGGAGGTAGCGCCGGCCGGTTCGAGCCAACGATTGGTACAGCAACGAAAAATATTGGTGATCAAATAG
- a CDS encoding TrbC/VirB2 family protein, which produces MQTIIQALNQLTNALLILASPVMVIALIIAGLNMASADGGRHEKAKKQLIGVALAAIVIFGSKAIVSALVSFVPGANVSF; this is translated from the coding sequence ATGCAAACCATCATTCAAGCCCTCAATCAACTGACCAATGCGCTGTTGATCCTGGCCTCGCCAGTTATGGTCATCGCGTTGATCATCGCCGGCCTCAACATGGCCAGCGCGGACGGCGGCCGGCATGAGAAAGCCAAGAAACAGCTCATTGGCGTGGCGCTGGCAGCTATCGTTATTTTCGGCTCCAAGGCCATCGTCTCTGCTCTGGTGTCGTTCGTGCCTGGCGCCAATGTGTCGTTTTAG
- a CDS encoding ATP-binding protein — MKLEHPNHANQDCMAATKLTERQAWHHRPALAQYLPYLEILDDFIVKKNGNLVAGFEILALDNMSLSAGDYARLCANLENVLNAVDEDVNLQFISNFDYFPYRADFVFTEDPTLDFFKQQRHKYYGYFKYLMCHQHLFVDFDAGRNLRTPYNIFAASASIKTRLRAEHERLVAEKNNALKTLQAACEGTGIKLRRLRNHDLATVLYRAINLSAEEFSGTVRGKATNNELIATDYAVDKGLLRLGTQYLACLSLSLLPEVTRDHITFNGIPLPYLFPLLHNLAFPHRVVFSTQNLDMEKETARLQRRLNFSRFIMSFSRQREGRKSEIRFRELNELMDEIYTQHKRLATISLNVLVHDDDLERLKQKINQTQLAFAAVDKAQAVLETIDALPIFIGTLPGNSAENYHRLVVKTSNAAQFINLTNFNRGYHRGVLMKNRNNEPLLFDYFDQNLNSWNSIIVGPTGTGKSYLMQAMLLQLLEQGVKVFGLDVGGVGDMGGSYKKMIKLLNGRYVELNVDHPIPLNPFALVKNEGVVDTKKQLFLRAFIEKLILEREQTSISKVEQAFISKAIEKYLTEFTGVRNLKTFVDFFSQQVDPDGYVDVKLLSRKMYIYTHGEYSRFLCADDMIDIREDLVCFDLKGLETHPDLQGIIAIIITGLLWDLMERNLAHHKVIFADELWKVLDDNSTIGHLVVELFRTARKMGAGIFAISQSIEDIDSVSFSAPIKDNALNHFILAHKPKQMDTLARAFGYGERELALISSLQRGEFLLDRDGRITVLRADMSTYDHYLFTTDRQENNLLEGKLKKHQGNLIKAIKEIAYEKDQELSPYLL, encoded by the coding sequence ATGAAGCTGGAGCACCCGAATCACGCGAATCAAGACTGCATGGCAGCAACCAAACTCACAGAGCGGCAGGCTTGGCATCACCGTCCAGCGTTGGCGCAATACCTGCCCTATCTCGAAATCTTGGACGACTTCATTGTCAAGAAAAACGGCAATCTGGTCGCCGGCTTCGAGATTCTCGCCCTCGACAACATGAGCCTGTCCGCCGGCGACTATGCCAGGCTCTGCGCCAATCTCGAAAACGTGCTGAATGCCGTCGATGAAGACGTCAATCTGCAATTCATCTCGAACTTCGACTATTTCCCCTATCGCGCCGATTTCGTCTTCACCGAGGACCCCACGCTCGATTTCTTCAAGCAGCAGCGCCACAAATACTACGGCTATTTCAAGTATTTGATGTGCCACCAGCATCTGTTCGTCGATTTCGACGCGGGCCGGAACCTGCGCACGCCCTACAACATCTTCGCCGCGAGCGCGAGCATCAAAACGCGGCTGCGCGCGGAGCACGAACGCCTGGTGGCGGAGAAGAACAATGCTTTGAAGACGCTGCAGGCCGCCTGCGAAGGCACGGGCATCAAGCTGCGGCGCTTGCGCAACCACGATCTCGCCACCGTGCTTTATCGCGCCATCAATCTCTCCGCGGAGGAATTCAGCGGCACGGTGCGCGGCAAAGCCACCAACAACGAGCTGATCGCCACGGACTATGCGGTGGACAAGGGCCTGCTGCGCCTCGGCACGCAATACCTCGCCTGCCTGTCGCTCAGCCTGCTGCCGGAGGTGACGCGCGATCATATCACGTTCAACGGCATTCCCCTGCCCTATCTGTTTCCGCTGTTGCACAACCTGGCGTTTCCACACCGGGTGGTGTTTTCGACGCAAAATCTCGACATGGAGAAGGAAACGGCGCGGCTGCAGCGCCGCCTCAATTTCTCGCGTTTCATCATGTCGTTCTCGCGCCAGCGCGAAGGCCGCAAGAGCGAGATCCGCTTTCGCGAGTTGAACGAGCTGATGGATGAAATCTACACGCAACACAAGCGCCTGGCCACCATCAGCCTGAACGTGCTGGTGCACGACGACGATCTCGAGCGCCTGAAGCAAAAGATCAATCAAACCCAGCTCGCGTTTGCGGCGGTGGACAAGGCGCAGGCCGTGCTCGAGACCATCGACGCGCTGCCCATCTTTATCGGCACCCTGCCGGGCAACAGCGCGGAGAATTACCACCGGCTGGTGGTAAAAACCTCGAACGCGGCGCAGTTCATCAACCTCACCAACTTCAACCGCGGCTATCATCGCGGCGTGCTGATGAAGAATCGCAACAACGAACCGCTGCTGTTCGATTATTTCGATCAAAATTTGAATTCGTGGAACAGCATCATCGTCGGCCCCACCGGCACCGGCAAGAGCTATTTGATGCAGGCCATGCTGCTGCAATTGCTCGAACAGGGCGTGAAAGTCTTCGGGTTGGATGTCGGCGGCGTGGGCGACATGGGCGGCAGCTACAAGAAAATGATCAAGCTGCTCAACGGCCGCTACGTCGAGCTGAACGTCGATCATCCCATTCCGCTCAATCCCTTCGCGCTGGTGAAAAACGAGGGCGTGGTCGATACGAAGAAGCAACTCTTTCTGCGCGCCTTCATCGAGAAACTGATTTTGGAACGCGAGCAAACTTCGATTTCGAAAGTCGAGCAGGCGTTCATCAGCAAGGCGATCGAAAAGTATCTCACCGAGTTCACCGGCGTGCGCAATCTCAAAACCTTCGTCGATTTCTTCAGCCAGCAAGTCGATCCCGACGGTTACGTCGATGTCAAGCTGCTCAGCCGCAAGATGTATATCTACACCCATGGCGAGTACAGCCGCTTCCTGTGCGCCGATGATATGATCGACATTCGCGAGGACTTAGTCTGCTTCGACTTGAAGGGACTCGAAACCCATCCGGATTTGCAGGGCATCATCGCGATCATCATCACCGGCTTGTTGTGGGATCTGATGGAACGCAACCTGGCGCATCACAAAGTCATTTTTGCGGACGAGTTGTGGAAAGTGTTGGATGACAATTCGACCATCGGCCATCTCGTGGTCGAGCTGTTCCGCACCGCGCGCAAAATGGGCGCCGGCATTTTCGCGATTTCGCAATCAATCGAAGACATCGATTCCGTGAGCTTTTCCGCGCCGATCAAGGACAACGCGCTCAATCACTTTATTCTGGCGCACAAACCGAAGCAGATGGACACGCTGGCACGCGCCTTCGGCTATGGCGAACGCGAACTGGCGTTGATTTCCAGTCTGCAGCGCGGCGAGTTTCTGCTGGACCGCGACGGCCGCATCACGGTTCTGCGCGCGGACATGAGTACGTATGATCATTATCTCTTCACGACTGACCGGCAAGAGAACAATTTGCTGGAAGGCAAGCTGAAGAAGCATCAGGGCAACTTGATCAAGGCGATCAAAGAGATTGCGTACGAAAAGGATCAGGAATTGTCACCGTATTTATTGTGA
- a CDS encoding DUF4138 domain-containing protein, with amino-acid sequence MKTFNLFAASLFLLAQTAPAQAPSAVRVKPGFATVIVCPVPPELVTVGNPEQFTTQSAGNYILVKPVVSQGSTNMFIKAGPDSYNLLLQVSDRPDLEVRLQPTAPPASVASGARNGTSHAGETTEAPAAKSAAAKSPNLKDLSQKSRAMLASYLKTPRPYTYSVVNSGVVFAVDHMSMIEEKLFVIGTLVNNSRIPYDIGFVRFRLVENARSLLLFKKRVKEEELEPLQEAYTPRVEPNSTTRMLFVFDKHGFSDRSDVEIKCTEESGRRDLVLKVPGSFVE; translated from the coding sequence ATGAAAACGTTCAATCTCTTTGCCGCCAGCCTGTTCCTGCTTGCGCAAACCGCGCCCGCGCAAGCGCCGAGCGCAGTGCGCGTCAAGCCGGGTTTTGCCACGGTGATTGTCTGCCCGGTGCCGCCGGAATTGGTGACGGTGGGCAATCCCGAGCAATTCACCACGCAAAGCGCGGGCAATTACATTTTGGTGAAACCGGTGGTCAGCCAGGGCAGCACGAATATGTTCATCAAGGCGGGACCGGATTCCTACAATTTGCTGTTACAGGTTTCCGACCGGCCGGACTTGGAGGTGCGGCTACAGCCCACCGCGCCGCCGGCGAGTGTGGCCAGCGGCGCCCGGAACGGCACTTCGCACGCCGGCGAAACGACAGAAGCTCCGGCTGCGAAAAGTGCGGCGGCGAAATCGCCGAACTTGAAAGACCTCTCGCAGAAGAGCAGAGCGATGCTGGCCTCCTACCTCAAGACGCCGCGGCCTTACACCTACAGCGTGGTCAACTCGGGTGTGGTGTTTGCGGTTGATCACATGTCGATGATCGAAGAAAAACTGTTTGTGATCGGCACACTGGTGAACAATTCGCGCATTCCGTATGATATCGGTTTCGTGCGCTTTCGTCTGGTGGAAAATGCGCGTTCGCTGTTGTTGTTCAAGAAACGGGTGAAAGAAGAAGAGCTGGAGCCGCTGCAGGAGGCCTACACGCCGCGCGTCGAGCCGAACAGCACCACCCGCATGCTGTTCGTGTTCGACAAGCACGGTTTCAGCGATCGCAGTGATGTCGAGATCAAATGCACCGAGGAAAGCGGCCGGCGTGATTTGGTGCTCAAAGTGCCCGGCTCGTTTGTCGAGTGA
- a CDS encoding PKD domain-containing protein translates to MRSLPTFSNRRLLAGHGMAIVAASWLALFALWSCESHKDPFSANNTAPAIRNFAFKPDVTLPDPRLRASGDSLKYRPDEAYAIALQYEDAELRNKSRALRATFKFVAGSGRLVSNHFSNPSADGLAFDLPPQLNDEIFLVPAKSGIVDLQLQISDGVKDSEVKLASTTFFENLKPLVRFRAQVGGEQNPPYGVDFDASSSTDRDGAIATYVWSFGDNSSPVTSRSSTIHHDYLRSGSYTVRLIIKDDEGAADSLDQVVTTFNQPPVAALSVTPTVGSAPLAIIYNARGSRDRDGEIVSYDITFGDGASSQADSGSYTYLRDSPPNAPYVVRLTVRDNVGATSTESVQVTVVTPPVADFIWQDCDLGNVTFISTSYDPNAPPNDQIDNYEWDFGDGNMQSGANLSTVRHNYERSGEYPVRLRVRNRNVTGEIVKQVKIPCN, encoded by the coding sequence ATGCGCAGCTTACCAACATTTTCTAACCGCCGTCTGCTCGCGGGTCACGGGATGGCGATCGTCGCCGCGAGCTGGCTGGCGCTGTTTGCCTTGTGGTCGTGCGAGTCGCACAAGGATCCGTTTTCCGCCAACAACACCGCCCCGGCGATTCGCAATTTTGCCTTCAAGCCCGATGTGACGCTGCCCGATCCGCGGCTGCGCGCCAGCGGCGATTCCTTGAAATACCGGCCGGACGAGGCCTATGCCATCGCGCTGCAATACGAAGATGCGGAATTGCGCAACAAGAGCCGCGCCCTGCGCGCAACCTTCAAATTCGTGGCCGGCAGCGGCCGTCTGGTGAGCAATCACTTCAGCAACCCGAGCGCGGACGGGCTTGCGTTCGACCTCCCGCCCCAGCTCAATGATGAAATCTTTCTGGTGCCGGCGAAATCCGGCATTGTTGATCTGCAACTGCAGATCAGCGACGGCGTGAAGGACTCCGAGGTCAAGCTGGCTTCCACCACCTTCTTTGAGAACTTGAAACCATTGGTGCGCTTTCGTGCGCAAGTCGGCGGCGAACAGAATCCGCCTTACGGCGTTGATTTCGACGCCAGCAGCAGCACCGACCGGGACGGCGCTATCGCCACTTATGTCTGGTCGTTCGGGGACAACAGCAGCCCGGTGACATCGCGCTCGAGCACCATCCATCATGACTATTTGCGATCAGGCTCCTACACCGTGCGCTTGATCATCAAGGACGATGAAGGCGCGGCCGACAGCCTGGATCAAGTCGTGACCACTTTCAATCAACCGCCGGTGGCGGCGTTGAGCGTCACGCCCACCGTCGGCAGCGCGCCGCTGGCGATCATCTACAATGCCCGCGGCAGCCGCGACCGTGATGGCGAGATCGTTTCCTACGACATCACTTTTGGTGACGGCGCCAGCTCGCAAGCGGACAGCGGCTCCTATACCTATCTGCGCGACAGCCCGCCCAATGCGCCCTATGTCGTGCGCCTCACGGTGCGCGACAACGTCGGCGCCACCAGCACCGAATCGGTGCAGGTCACCGTGGTCACCCCGCCGGTGGCCGATTTCATCTGGCAGGACTGTGACCTCGGTAATGTGACTTTCATCTCAACCAGCTACGATCCGAACGCGCCCCCCAACGATCAAATCGACAACTATGAATGGGATTTTGGCGACGGCAACATGCAGAGCGGGGCAAATCTTTCCACCGTTCGGCATAACTATGAACGCAGCGGCGAATATCCGGTGCGCTTGCGCGTGCGCAACCGCAACGTGACCGGAGAAATCGTCAAGCAAGTGAAAATCCCCTGCAATTGA
- a CDS encoding Uma2 family endonuclease, translating into MANPISTVNRSKPAAAEALADSTELPIARRTDVTVDELERLSLPYPAELYDGRIIYKMSNFERDVIHENVAYKIRNYLENNPAGLLSGNADYRLHQELKRDSRAPDISFVTNDRLPQSRRRYLPMAPDLAIEILSPVDSFDKVMEKVEEHLQAGVKIVWLIIRSTREVLACKPACKHSVRDVLTAPELLPGFELPVQEIFAGVEVAPASE; encoded by the coding sequence ATGGCGAATCCCATTTCGACAGTAAATAGGAGCAAACCGGCAGCGGCCGAGGCATTGGCAGACAGCACTGAGCTCCCGATCGCGCGACGAACGGATGTCACCGTCGACGAGCTTGAGCGGCTGTCACTGCCCTATCCGGCCGAGCTTTATGATGGGAGGATTATTTACAAAATGTCGAACTTTGAGCGTGACGTCATCCACGAAAACGTTGCATATAAGATTCGCAACTATCTCGAGAATAATCCTGCTGGCCTGCTTTCCGGCAATGCCGATTATCGCCTTCATCAGGAACTCAAACGAGATTCCCGTGCGCCGGACATTTCCTTTGTCACTAATGATCGCCTTCCCCAGAGCCGGCGGCGCTACTTGCCCATGGCGCCGGATTTGGCGATTGAAATCCTCTCCCCGGTTGATAGCTTCGACAAGGTAATGGAAAAGGTCGAAGAGCATCTCCAGGCAGGTGTGAAGATTGTCTGGTTGATCATTCGCAGCACGCGCGAAGTCCTGGCTTGCAAGCCCGCATGCAAACACAGTGTGCGTGACGTGCTGACCGCTCCGGAACTGCTGCCCGGCTTTGAGCTGCCGGTGCAGGAAATTTTCGCGGGCGTGGAAGTGGCGCCTGCTTCGGAATAA
- a CDS encoding prolyl oligopeptidase family serine peptidase, producing the protein MQEAHWLQGWPKQPYWSEDGQTLYFWWNPQRTAADSLYQVSRRGGTPTKVPAANYKLLSSPTGVYNRTYTRKVFEREGDIFLHDIKAGRMLAVTNTSATESAPRFSFNEDAVIYVADRNLFTWEIATGRTTQLTDFRSGTAPEEKERKSEAQKYLAAQELRLMQTLRERKDKGEQAEAQNKLIDLARPKTIYLGEADAQQLQLSPDGRFVTLVLQQPAKSEEAAIVPNYLTETGFTEDIRTREKVGEAQAIYRLGIWDISADTLRMVQPDSLPEIAASRDFTTVKSADSSLATNRMPRPVMWHGPFWNAAGSAAFVVVTSMDNKDRWIAEFSLPAGSLRPLDHQHDAAWIGGPGIHGRWSAGAVGWMPDHERIWFCSEATGYSQLYTVHRKTGRREALTQGAFEVYSPFIARDRKRWYFTSNEVHPGERHFYTMPINGGRRTRLTAMTGHNDVALSPDGTMLALRHSAANQPWELFLQPNQPGATARRLTFSTSEEFNRYRWRAPELVVYSARDGRQVRARLYRPQQANGAAVIFVHGAGYLQNAHKGWSSYFREYMFHNLLADLGYTVLDPDYRASAGYGRDWRTAIYRHMGGKDLDDVVDGAAYLVDALGIDAGRIGVYGGSYGGFITLMAMFTAPKSFAAGAALRPVTDWAHYNHGYTANILNIPIADSLAYQRSSPIYFAAGLQGALLICHGMVDVNVHF; encoded by the coding sequence ATGCAGGAAGCACACTGGCTGCAGGGCTGGCCGAAGCAGCCGTATTGGTCGGAGGACGGCCAAACGCTCTACTTCTGGTGGAATCCGCAGCGTACCGCGGCCGATTCGCTTTATCAAGTCAGCCGGCGCGGCGGAACTCCGACCAAAGTGCCGGCGGCAAACTACAAACTTCTATCGTCACCAACCGGGGTTTACAACCGGACCTATACCCGCAAGGTTTTCGAGCGCGAGGGCGACATTTTTCTCCACGATATCAAGGCCGGACGAATGCTGGCCGTGACCAACACCTCGGCAACGGAGAGCGCCCCACGTTTTTCCTTCAATGAAGATGCCGTGATCTATGTGGCCGATCGCAATCTCTTCACGTGGGAGATCGCCACCGGCCGGACCACGCAGCTCACCGATTTCCGTTCCGGCACCGCGCCGGAGGAAAAAGAGCGGAAGAGCGAGGCGCAAAAATATCTGGCCGCGCAAGAGCTGCGCTTGATGCAGACCCTGCGTGAGCGCAAAGACAAGGGCGAACAGGCCGAAGCGCAGAACAAATTGATCGACCTGGCGCGGCCCAAAACCATCTACCTCGGCGAGGCCGATGCGCAACAGCTTCAGCTTTCACCCGATGGCCGTTTCGTCACGTTGGTGTTGCAGCAGCCGGCAAAAAGTGAGGAAGCTGCGATCGTGCCGAACTACCTCACCGAAACCGGCTTCACCGAAGACATTCGCACGCGGGAAAAAGTCGGCGAGGCGCAGGCAATCTATCGCCTCGGCATCTGGGATATTTCCGCGGATACTCTGCGCATGGTTCAGCCTGACAGCCTGCCTGAGATTGCCGCCTCCCGTGATTTCACCACGGTCAAGAGCGCCGATTCCAGTTTGGCAACCAACCGCATGCCCCGGCCGGTGATGTGGCACGGCCCGTTTTGGAATGCCGCCGGTTCTGCCGCGTTCGTGGTGGTGACTTCGATGGACAACAAGGATCGCTGGATTGCCGAGTTCTCGCTGCCGGCCGGCAGCTTGCGGCCGCTTGATCATCAACATGATGCCGCATGGATTGGCGGGCCTGGCATTCATGGCCGCTGGTCGGCCGGCGCCGTGGGCTGGATGCCGGACCATGAACGCATCTGGTTCTGCTCCGAAGCAACCGGGTATTCCCAGCTCTACACAGTTCATCGCAAGACCGGCAGGCGGGAGGCGCTCACCCAGGGCGCTTTCGAAGTCTATTCGCCCTTCATCGCGCGCGATCGAAAACGCTGGTATTTCACCAGCAATGAAGTCCATCCCGGCGAGCGCCATTTCTACACCATGCCGATCAACGGCGGTCGCCGCACGCGCCTCACCGCGATGACGGGGCACAACGACGTTGCGCTCTCGCCGGATGGAACCATGCTGGCGCTGCGGCATTCGGCCGCCAACCAGCCGTGGGAGCTTTTTCTGCAACCTAATCAGCCCGGCGCCACTGCGCGGCGCCTGACTTTTTCCACGAGTGAAGAATTCAACCGGTATCGCTGGCGCGCACCGGAACTGGTCGTCTATTCCGCGCGTGACGGCCGCCAGGTTCGGGCGCGGTTATACCGGCCGCAACAAGCCAACGGCGCGGCAGTCATCTTTGTGCATGGCGCCGGTTATCTGCAAAATGCGCACAAAGGCTGGTCGAGTTATTTTCGCGAATATATGTTTCACAATCTGCTCGCGGATTTGGGCTATACCGTGCTCGATCCGGACTATCGCGCGAGTGCGGGCTACGGCCGCGACTGGCGCACGGCAATTTATCGTCACATGGGCGGCAAGGATCTTGACGATGTCGTTGACGGCGCAGCGTATCTCGTCGACGCGCTGGGGATTGATGCCGGGCGCATCGGCGTTTACGGCGGCAGCTACGGCGGGTTCATTACACTGATGGCAATGTTCACCGCGCCGAAGTCATTCGCCGCGGGCGCAGCGCTGCGGCCGGTGACGGATTGGGCGCATTACAACCACGGCTACACCGCCAACATTCTGAATATTCCAATCGCCGACTCCCTGGCCTATCAGCGCAGCTCACCGATCTACTTTGCCGCGGGTTTGCAGGGCGCGCTGTTGATCTGTCACGGCATGGTGGATGTCAACGTCCATTTTTAA